The genomic stretch CCTTTCACATGTGGGCACCTGACGTTTACGAAGGGGCACCCACCTCGGTGACAGCTTTCATGGCGGTTCTTCCCAAACTCGCCGCCTTCGCCGCTATCTATCGCATCCTACCCGGGGCTTTTGGCCATTTGCAGGAGCAGTGGAGCACCATTCTCCAGCTCTTGGCTCTGCTGTCACTGGCTGTAGGTGCCTTTGCCGCCATCGTACAAACCAACATCAAACGCATGTTGGCTTACTCCTCCATCGGTCATGTGGGCTATGCCCTGATCGGATTGGCTGCTGGGGGGGCTGAGGGTTTTCAAGCGGTTCTGGTCTACCTCGCCATCTATATCTTTATGAACCTGGGAGCCTTTGCTCTGATCCTGGTCTTGAATCACGATGGGGAGTTCGGCGAATCCATTACCGACTATAAAGGCTTGGCCCATAAAAGACCGCTCCTTGGCTTTCTTATGGCGATGTTTATGTTTTCCATGGCAGGCATCCCACCTCTGGCAGGATTTGTCGGTAAGTTTTATGTCTTCATGGCCGCCGTCAAGTCCGGCATGCTGGGAGTAGCCATCATGGGCGTGCTCTTCTCCGCCGTGGGTGCCTTCTACTATCTTCGCATTGTCAAATTCATGTACTTCGACCAAGCCGAAGATGATTTCAAAATGCCGGTTACCTCCTACAGTCGCGTGGTGATCGCCGTGAGCAGTTTTGTCGTTCTGGTGTGGGGAATCTTCCCCGGGTATCTTCTCTCCTGGACAGAGGCATCCATTCAGAACTTTCTATGATACGCGACCGTATCTGAATGAACCTTCCTCCTGAAAAATCAACCCCTCTGCTGGATCAAGGCAGGGGGGTTTCTGTTTTTTGACATGAGTGATTCTTCCACTTTTCCCTTGGCAGCGACGATCCGGCAGGAGATGGATCAGTTTGGCTTGAAGCTCCCCTTCAGGCGTTTTATGGAGTTGGCTCTTTACCACCCTTTGCATGGCTACTATATGGGGGCCAGAACCCGCCTGGGGCGTGAAGGGGATTTTGTCACTGCCCCGGAAATGACCTCCCTGTTTGGGGAGTTGTTGACTCTGGAATGGATCCGGGTCTGGGAAGCCTTGGGCAAGCCGTCTGTTTTTCAGGTGGTGGAAGGTGGGGGGGGAAGTGGCCGCCTTGCTGGAGATATCTTGCGGACTGCCAAAAGATTTCCTCAATTTAATGCTGCTCTGCACTATATATTATTGGAGAAAAGCCCCGATTTTCGTTCCGAGCAAAAAAAATATCTTCAGGAGATGCTACTGGAGGAGGAAAAGGTTCAGTGGTTGAGCGATCCTGATGAATTGGCCGATCGGTCGATTCATGGGGTGATTTTTTCCAATGAACTTTTGGATGCCTTTCCAGTGCACTGGGTTGAAATGACCACGGAGGGGCTCAAGGAATTGGCTGTGGTTTCAGGGGGGGAGGGGTTTGAAACCAACCTGATTGAACCTGTGTCACCTCTTGTTTCAAACTATTTTGAGTCGATTGGAGTGGATCTGGCTGTAGGCTATCGTACCGA from Magnetococcales bacterium encodes the following:
- the nuoN gene encoding NADH-quinone oxidoreductase subunit NuoN; translation: MPVQMPDIDLSLLLPEIIITLAGAALLLASAWLGKDGQRKIGLAAIAAIAVAALFSIVGGNGQAVETTFGGFFVADYFSVFMKVLMYLATIMAILLGWDYSKRIGIANGEFYVLTLFSLLGAMIMASSGDFLTLYLGLELMSLSIYILAAYRRDDPKSNEAGLKYFLLGSLASGLLLYGISMIYGNTGTTLFSELPAILQQGHLSAGLGLGLVLVIAGLAFKIAAAPFHMWAPDVYEGAPTSVTAFMAVLPKLAAFAAIYRILPGAFGHLQEQWSTILQLLALLSLAVGAFAAIVQTNIKRMLAYSSIGHVGYALIGLAAGGAEGFQAVLVYLAIYIFMNLGAFALILVLNHDGEFGESITDYKGLAHKRPLLGFLMAMFMFSMAGIPPLAGFVGKFYVFMAAVKSGMLGVAIMGVLFSAVGAFYYLRIVKFMYFDQAEDDFKMPVTSYSRVVIAVSSFVVLVWGIFPGYLLSWTEASIQNFL
- a CDS encoding SAM-dependent methyltransferase, whose translation is MSDSSTFPLAATIRQEMDQFGLKLPFRRFMELALYHPLHGYYMGARTRLGREGDFVTAPEMTSLFGELLTLEWIRVWEALGKPSVFQVVEGGGGSGRLAGDILRTAKRFPQFNAALHYILLEKSPDFRSEQKKYLQEMLLEEEKVQWLSDPDELADRSIHGVIFSNELLDAFPVHWVEMTTEGLKELAVVSGGEGFETNLIEPVSPLVSNYFESIGVDLAVGYRTEVGLPGCRWVEQMAGKIARGLMVTIDYGYTSREYYAPLRAGGTLVGHRGHHRVDDPLLYPGQMDLTAHVDFSALARSGVAGGLTTYGYTTQAWYLMGVGMLERLEMVLAKEGLDSAKGAELRQAVMRLILPQEMGERFKVLVQGRGMEIGGLLGFRLNNQRDRL